In one Papio anubis isolate 15944 chromosome 11, Panubis1.0, whole genome shotgun sequence genomic region, the following are encoded:
- the NEUROG3 gene encoding neurogenin-3 — MTPHPSGASTVQVTGETERSFPRALDDEVTCPTSAPPSPTRTRGNCAEAEGGGCRGAPRKLRARRAGRSRPKSELALSKQRRSRRKKANDRERNRMHNLNSALDALRGVLPTFPDDAKLTKIETLRFAHNYIWALTQTLRIADHSFYALESPAPHCGELGSPEGGSPGDWGSLYSPVSQAGSLSPAASLEERPGLQGATSSACLRPSTLAFSDFL, encoded by the coding sequence ATGACGCCTCATCCCTCGGGTGCGTCCACTGTCCAAGTGACCGGTGAGACGGAGCGGTCCTTCCCCAGAGCCTTGGACGACGAAGTGACCTGCCCCACGTCCGCTCCGCCCAGCCCCACTCGCACACGGGGAAACTGCGCGGAGGCGGAAGGGGGAGGCTGCCGAGGGGCGCCAAGGAAGCTCCGGGCACGGCGCGCGGGGCGCAGCCGGCCTAAGAGCGAGTTGGCACTAAGCAAGCAGCGACGGAGTCGGCGCAAGAAGGCCAACGACCGCGAGCGCAATCGAATGCACAACCTCAACTCGGCGCTGGACGCGCTGCGCGGTGTCCTGCCCACCTTCCCAGATGACGCGAAGCTCACCAAGATTGAAACGCTGCGCTTCGCCCACAACTACATCTGGGCACTGACTCAAACGCTGCGCATAGCGGACCACAGCTTCTACGCGTTGGAGTCGCCGGCGCCGCACTGCGGGGAGCTGGGCAGCCCAGAAGGCGGATCCCCCGGGGACTGGGGGTCCCTCTACTCcccagtctcccaggctggcagCCTTAGCCCCGCCGCGTCGCTGGAGGAGCGCCCCGGCCTGCAGGGGGCCACCTCTTCCGCCTGCTTGCGCCCAAGCACTCTGGCTTTCTCAGATTTTCTGTGA